TGGTTGAAAAGAGAAATAGCATCTTTTTCATTCCCCGCATCACTTTGAATGGTAATCAATTTCGGGTATAATGCTTTTGCTGCATTCAATTTATCCTGATTTCGTCCCGTTATAATAACACTGGCTCCATTTTCTAAAAATTGCCTTGCTGCCTCAAGTCCTATGCCCGATGCACCGCCTGTTATCAATACCGTTTTCTTCTCTAAATTCATTTTATTTCTAATTTTAATAATTCATAAACCTTAATTCTTATCAATATCGTATTACAGTAAGAATGTATAAGATTGTAAAATTTAACCCTTAAGTTTTGCCAATGCTTCCTGAAATGCCGAGGCATAAGCCTTTGCATCTCCTACCGGTACATCAAACTGATTGTTTTCTAAAGTAAGGCGTTCTTCACTACGCCCGTTAATAATGATTTTGTTGCCTGCAGCACTTAATTTTTTAGCGATT
The nucleotide sequence above comes from Pedobacter riviphilus. Encoded proteins:
- a CDS encoding SDR family NAD(P)-dependent oxidoreductase, with product MKSTGNTVFISGRSAGIGLAIAKKLSAAGNKIIINGRSEERLTLENNQFDVPVGDAKAYASAFQEALAKLKG